CTTGTGTGGTGATATGACATCTGACGTGACAGCTGATTTGGATTTTTTATGACGTGACTGGTGACGTGGCTTCTGACTTGGTTTTTTTATGACATGACAGCTGACGTTCCACTGGTTTGATGATGTGACATCTGATGTCAGCAAATTGGGTCAGTGTTAGGTTAATTTATGAGTGATATTGGAAAATAAGTTGTGGGTGATTTCCTGAATTTATGATTCAAACTGAACATCCCAACCAATAAAACGATATTTAACACATGAAGCAATCAATAATACCATTATTTTGAAATCCAAATGGATATTTAAAATATCAAATGGACGACCAATTTCATTCCCCCTTGTAATAATTGGTTGAGGGTATAGAACATCTCACATCTCTAAAAAAAATACCAAATTAACAATTAACAAATGACCATTATTTGGTTGTAGAAAATATTAAATATAGAGTATCACATATTACATGCTTTGATTTGTATAGTATGACATATTGTTCCCGTCTTTGAAACACGCTTTAAGTAGATATGAAATTTTCCTGATTAAATATTTTGATAAGACAATAACTGTTTTgtgtattttgttttgttttttcatAAGAATGCTAAACTTTGTTTATATTAATTTCTAAGTTTGAATGAATAGTGTTTAAATTGTTTTCTTATGTattttgtttagttttttttttcatatttaaaTGAATAGTGTCTAAATTTTTTgtgtattttgttttgttttttcatAAGAATGCTAAACtttagggtttttgaatttaGTTTTTTCACGATTTAAGGTTTAGATATTGATATTATTGAAACCGGTATCGATATTTGCTTTCATGGTTTCCGTTTAACCGTACCAATAAACCTCGGGGAGAGGGGGGGAGGGGGGCGGTTATGGTTTTACGCCCTGCTCCACAACATGCAAGCTTAACACTAGTTATTAATCTTTAATAACATAAATACTTCACAAATATATTAACAATATCCATTGTATATGACAGGGTATATGATGATCTAcataaaatgataaaaattaaTCCAAAACTCAAAACTACCGTACAAAGATTTTGAATGTTTATTTTCGCAACATTAACGTTACGAAAAATAAAATACTCACAATGAGAACACATACAAGTATTTTTGTCGATGTTATCTAGGTCCCGACACTTGTTGTGATGACATGTACGAAAACGAGTTCGGCGACGCACTCGGACTACTACTATCGATGGCGGCCACCATAAACCCGCTTGGCACTTCGATCTCCGCTCCGGTTACAACCGTTGACGGCTCGGTGAACCTCCTCCCGTAGAATCGCAAAAAGTTTAAAGACTCTAACCGTGGTTCACCCACCGGCAAAGTTCCTTCAAGCATCGCCACAACGTTAACCATTGTGGGCCGCAAGGATGGGTCCTCGTGCAAGCAACATAGAGCCACCTTGACTAGCTTCGCGGCTTCATCGTTTGTCACACGACCAGCTAACCTCGGTTCCACTAGTTCCAAGTACCGACCTTCCTCGTGCATCTCCAATGCTTGTAAGGGGAAATAAAAAGCACGTGCACGAGGACGGTTCTGGGACCCGGATGAAACCGAGGAATGACCGTCAGTGCTAGTACTCGGGTTTCCCGAGCCATGGCTCGGGGCTTGTACGCAATTCTTTCTACCTTGAATCAATTCCAAAAGAACCATACCGTAGCTATAGACATCGGTTTTATCTGATATAGCCGTGTTTGTGAGCCACTCGGGTGCTAGGTACCCGCGTGTCCCTCTCATTGTCGTAAACAAACCGGATTGCTCGGGACTTAGAAATTTTGACAACCCGAAATCTGAAATCTTTACTTGCATGTTATCACTTAGAAGAATGTTTTCCGGCTTAACGTCACAATGTATGATCTTAGGCTCGCACCCGCTATGTAAATATGCAAGACCACGCGCGGTCCCAACCGCGATCTCAAACCGCTCTTGCCATTCCATTGGTGGTCCAGGGCAAAAAAGGGTTCTGTCGAGTGAACCCCGGCTCATATACTCGTACACCAAGAACCGCTCTCTCCCGTGTGCGCAAAACCCCTTGAGTTTAACTAGATTCACATGATGAATGTTCCCGATAATAGCGATTTCGGCACCAAATTCCTTCTTCCCCTGAGCACCTAACGCGGTGATCTTCTTCACTGCGACCACCGTCTTGTCACGAAGCACGCCTTTATAAACCGTCCCGAACCCACCCGAACCAATCGGTGTACTAAAATTCACGGTCGCCTCGACAAGCTCTTCATAATCAAATCTCACCGGTAAACCCGCTATCGAAAACATGTCGAGATCATCCGAATCGCTCGATTTCTTCGAACaatctttcattttcttgttcCTACTTCTTATTCTTATCCAAACCGCGAAAATCGCTATAACTAGAACGCCGGTAGCCGGCAGTAGTATCAACCCGATCACCGGAAAATCCGAACCCGAACCACTCTCTTCATTTCTAGAAGGAGACACCGAATCAATTGCTTTGATGAACCCTATTTTATCATCCGTCTTATTATTGGAGCTTAACACAAGAGACCCCAAATGATTCTCAATCAAATGACATGATCCAGACTCATCTCCATGAAACAAACCCAAACAAGAACAACTTTTAGAACACATATCTTTACACGTTGACAAACTCACACCGGTTCTCACCGGTTCAATAAAATCAACCGGAAAATACTTCACACCGGTTCCAAGTTGCACGTAGTAATAACTCTCGGACGAGTTATGTGTTTTATCATCACAAGATTCTGGCAACGAATACGAATTATCCGACAACGAGCAACCGGGTTTGGTAACCGGGTCAACCCGAAACCCGGGAGGACAAGAACAACTACTGGTGGAACAAAGTCCGAGTTTACCACACTTAAACGCCGGACGGCAACTGTCTAACGGCGTCGAAAAGTCCGTCACCCAATCGTTATTCGTATATCGCATAACAACAAGATAACCGTCGTTAGAAACTTTCAAAATCCGGTAAtccgaacccgaacccgaacccgccTGGGTTATTAAAACATTAACAACCACTGATTCTAACGCTCCCAACATAAAAAAACCAGATCCGTTAACCGTTATATATGTAATGGGAACGTTTGAGTTTATAACGGATTTGGAGTCCATTAATAAACTGTAGTACGTTAAGTTTTTCCATTGTAATATCCCGTCGCCGGAGGTGACCGTGAAAGAATAATCTCCGGCGGAATGATCTGCCGGAAATTTATTTCCGATCAAAGATCTACCGACCGGAAATCTTTGTCCTGAAACAATTGTGTCTGTTGGATGATCAAACGATTGCCATAACGTTTTGTTGAACCGATCAACAAGGATTAAGTTGCCGGAATCTAGTAGTTGTAGAGAATCTACGGTGGAGTTAAGTTCAGGCGTTGACCAAACGGTTTGACTGGTGTCGTCATGGATTGTGATTCCGGTGAAGGAGAGGCGAATTTGGCCGGAAACTGAGATGGGGTGGTTGCGATTGGCGGCCCAGACGATGGTGTGGGAGTCGGAGTGGTAGATAACTAGGTAGTATGATGGGGATGAGGGTTGTGGGTTGCGGATTGCGGCGGTGTAAGTGTGGTTAGGTGATCGGAGAAAGTCGCCGGAACTGTCGATGTGTTGGAATTGGGAAGTGGTGAAGTTGGGGGTGATGGAGCCGGTGTAGATTGTGGCGGAGTAGGTGGTTGTGAAGAGGGTGATGAGGAGGAGGACGGTGGTGTTGGCGGCGGCCATCCATGCAGGTGGAGAATTGGTCGCCGGAGAAATGTGTGTAATTTAAAAATGGCGGTGAGTTGTATTATTTGTGACGGTTTTTGTGGGTATAGGGGTTGACTTATTTGTTGTGTGAGGGAGTGATTTGATTTTTGttgtttttaaaacatttttttttataatagaGGCTTACGTGGCGGTTTGTGCTAGTGTGAGGTCACATTTGAATTCGGTAAAGCGCTATTTAGACGGTGAGGTATCGATAGACGATTAATCGAATTATGATTTTTGTATGTAATATTTAGCattatatgtatatacacacattttatgtgtatttttattaagtaaacatgttttaacatctTCTTCGATCTATATTTTCAAGGAGATATGATTAATTGACGGAGTTTACAAGTTTTGGTCAAGAACCAGAATCGCCAGACTGCCACTGATTTTTGGCCAATTTGGATTGAATTTGACCACTTTAACCATCTACTGATTAATTGGCTGATTAGATAAAAATTATTCAATAAACCTAGAACTAACGATTAATCGGTGACTAATCAAAAGTTAGTCAGGATTTTTACGGCCAAGATTTTATTAGATGGAAAATGAGGAGCAAAAATGAAAACTGTGTTTTAAAATGGGTGGAATATAGTAGGTTACTATTTCACAAGGGTTTTGATGAAACAATTAATTATTAAAAAGATTGGTCGCCAATAGGAGATATGATAATGAGATTAAACGAGAAGTTACATGTAAGCGATTAGAAATAAGCTTGTTAAAAATCCGAAACAAGCTAAATTTGAATAAACTCAGGCGTGAAGTGAAGCTCATTGATAAAAGAGTTTGAATATGAGTTTCATATATTAAGATAGGCTTATGATCATAACAAGCCTTTTATTAATACAACTCAAGTAACTTATTTATCATTGATAGTAAAAGTAGTAAACATTATTTTGCTGTATTTAGTCAATTTCAAACTCGAAAAATAAATTATAAACCGAGGTCAAACTTTAAATATGGAGCTAAAATAAATCTAAGTTTGAGCTCTCAATAGTAAAATGAGCCAAGTTTGATTAAGAGAAGCTCGAGTTTGGTTCGCCTCGTCTAcatctttgttttgtttttatattttccTAATTTTACCCTCAAgtatttccttttttaattcCGTACCAAATAAACGAAATTAATAATTATTCATCTACTTTAATAAACGAGGCGGGATCTTATAAAAATAGATGTGTTTGTATCacaaataacaataacaatattaAAATTAATGATACGGCATGATATATTTAAAGAATTTTATGGATCAAAACTAGTATGCTTTCTTGAGTTACTTAACAGAACACACAACAAAATATGAATTTCTATGGTCAAAAGTGACTTATATAATCTAATAAAAAATAGGTGGTCGGTGTTGTGTTATACATCATCGTATACAAAGTAGCTTTTcattatacattatacattatATATGTTAGGGAAAAGATGAAATagaaagttaattttcgctaggaaggataggaagccataggattatgacatgtggcaaattttaaaataaagagaaagagtATTTTaatcaatccaactccttcttcttcctttttcaaaacccagtaacttcaaaacccactattttcaaaacccaccatcttcaactattttttcactttcta
The sequence above is drawn from the Helianthus annuus cultivar XRQ/B chromosome 12, HanXRQr2.0-SUNRISE, whole genome shotgun sequence genome and encodes:
- the LOC110895665 gene encoding G-type lectin S-receptor-like serine/threonine-protein kinase At5g35370, encoding MAAANTTVLLLITLFTTTYSATIYTGSITPNFTTSQFQHIDSSGDFLRSPNHTYTAAIRNPQPSSPSYYLVIYHSDSHTIVWAANRNHPISVSGQIRLSFTGITIHDDTSQTVWSTPELNSTVDSLQLLDSGNLILVDRFNKTLWQSFDHPTDTIVSGQRFPVGRSLIGNKFPADHSAGDYSFTVTSGDGILQWKNLTYYSLLMDSKSVINSNVPITYITVNGSGFFMLGALESVVVNVLITQAGSGSGSDYRILKVSNDGYLVVMRYTNNDWVTDFSTPLDSCRPAFKCGKLGLCSTSSCSCPPGFRVDPVTKPGCSLSDNSYSLPESCDDKTHNSSESYYYVQLGTGVKYFPVDFIEPVRTGVSLSTCKDMCSKSCSCLGLFHGDESGSCHLIENHLGSLVLSSNNKTDDKIGFIKAIDSVSPSRNEESGSGSDFPVIGLILLPATGVLVIAIFAVWIRIRSRNKKMKDCSKKSSDSDDLDMFSIAGLPVRFDYEELVEATVNFSTPIGSGGFGTVYKGVLRDKTVVAVKKITALGAQGKKEFGAEIAIIGNIHHVNLVKLKGFCAHGRERFLVYEYMSRGSLDRTLFCPGPPMEWQERFEIAVGTARGLAYLHSGCEPKIIHCDVKPENILLSDNMQVKISDFGLSKFLSPEQSGLFTTMRGTRGYLAPEWLTNTAISDKTDVYSYGMVLLELIQGRKNCVQAPSHGSGNPSTSTDGHSSVSSGSQNRPRARAFYFPLQALEMHEEGRYLELVEPRLAGRVTNDEAAKLVKVALCCLHEDPSLRPTMVNVVAMLEGTLPVGEPRLESLNFLRFYGRRFTEPSTVVTGAEIEVPSGFMVAAIDSSSPSASPNSFSYMSSQQVSGPR